One segment of Burkholderia multivorans ATCC BAA-247 DNA contains the following:
- the ugpA gene encoding sn-glycerol-3-phosphate ABC transporter permease UgpA: protein MQSRSRFGTSLLPYLLIAPQLAITAVFFLWPAGVALWQSTQMQDAFGTSSEFVGLANFAHLFADPLYLDSFRTTLVFSALVTVSGLIVSLLLAACADRVTRGARAYRTLLIWPYAVAPTIAAVLWAFLFNPSIGLVTYALAKQGIVWNHALNGGQAMFLVVLASVWKQVSYNFLFFYAGLQAIPRSLIEAAAIDGAGPVRRFFNIVLPLLSPTSFFLLVVNLVYAFFDTFPVIDAATGGGPAQSTKTLIYKIFAEGFQGLDIGSSGAQSVVLMIIVVGLTVIQFRFVERRVQYA from the coding sequence ATGCAATCCCGTTCCCGTTTCGGCACGAGCCTGCTGCCGTATCTGCTGATCGCGCCGCAGCTCGCGATCACCGCCGTGTTCTTCCTCTGGCCGGCCGGCGTCGCGCTGTGGCAGTCGACGCAGATGCAGGACGCGTTCGGCACGTCGAGCGAGTTCGTCGGCCTCGCGAACTTCGCGCACCTGTTCGCGGATCCGCTCTATCTCGATTCGTTTCGCACGACGCTGGTGTTCAGTGCGCTCGTCACGGTGAGCGGGCTGATCGTGTCGCTGCTGCTCGCCGCATGTGCGGATCGCGTGACGCGCGGCGCGCGCGCGTATCGCACGCTGCTGATCTGGCCGTACGCGGTCGCGCCGACGATCGCGGCCGTGCTTTGGGCCTTCCTGTTCAACCCGAGCATCGGGCTCGTCACGTATGCGCTCGCGAAGCAGGGCATCGTGTGGAACCATGCATTGAACGGCGGGCAGGCGATGTTCCTCGTCGTGCTGGCGTCGGTGTGGAAGCAGGTCAGCTACAACTTCCTGTTCTTCTACGCGGGGCTGCAGGCGATCCCGCGCTCGCTGATCGAGGCGGCCGCGATCGACGGCGCGGGCCCGGTGCGGCGCTTCTTCAACATCGTGCTGCCGCTCCTGTCGCCGACGAGCTTTTTCCTGCTCGTCGTGAATCTCGTCTACGCGTTCTTCGACACGTTTCCGGTGATCGATGCCGCCACCGGCGGCGGCCCGGCGCAGAGCACGAAGACGCTGATCTACAAGATCTTCGCGGAAGGCTTTCAGGGCCTCGACATCGGCAGCTCCGGCGCGCAGTCGGTCGTGCTGATGATCATCGTGGTCGGGCTCACCGTGATCCAGTTCCGCTTCGTCGAACGCAGGGTGCAATACGCATGA
- the ugpB gene encoding sn-glycerol-3-phosphate ABC transporter substrate-binding protein UgpB, protein MKKKPAGTVVRSIVLGGALMFGVQHAAFAVTEIQFWHAMEAALGERVNELATQFNASQSDYKIVPVFKGTYDQTLAAGIAAYRSGNAPAILQVYEVGTATMMQAKKAVVPVYDVFRQAGVPLDEKAFVPTIASYYSDAKTGHLVSMPFNSSTPVLYYNKDAFKKAGLDPNQPPKTWADVKADSEKLRKAGMTCGFTTGWQGWIQLENYSAWHALPFASRNNGFDGSDAVLEFNKPQQIAHVAFLQEMAKDGTFTYAGRKDEASAKFYSGDCGIMTTSSGALANVQKFAKFSYGTGMMPYDANVKGAPQNAIIGGASLWVLAGKDPATYKGVAKFLAFLASPPIAAKWHQETGYLPVTTAAYDLTRQQGFYAKNPSAETAIKQMLNKPPLPYTKGLRLGNMPQIRTVVDEELEQVWAQKKSPKDALDAAASRGNELLRRFEKSGG, encoded by the coding sequence ATGAAGAAGAAGCCTGCGGGGACCGTGGTTCGTTCGATCGTGCTCGGCGGCGCGCTGATGTTCGGTGTGCAGCATGCGGCATTCGCGGTGACGGAGATCCAGTTCTGGCACGCGATGGAAGCCGCGCTCGGCGAGCGCGTGAACGAGCTGGCGACGCAATTCAACGCGTCGCAGAGCGATTACAAGATCGTGCCGGTCTTCAAGGGCACCTACGACCAGACGCTCGCGGCCGGTATCGCCGCCTATCGCAGCGGCAACGCGCCGGCGATCCTGCAGGTGTACGAAGTCGGCACGGCCACGATGATGCAGGCGAAGAAGGCCGTCGTGCCGGTGTACGACGTGTTCAGGCAGGCCGGCGTGCCGCTCGACGAAAAGGCGTTCGTGCCGACGATCGCGAGCTACTACAGCGACGCGAAGACGGGCCATCTCGTGTCGATGCCGTTCAACAGCTCGACGCCGGTGCTGTACTACAACAAGGACGCGTTCAAGAAGGCCGGCCTCGACCCGAACCAGCCGCCGAAGACCTGGGCGGACGTGAAGGCCGATTCGGAGAAGCTGCGCAAGGCCGGCATGACGTGCGGCTTCACGACGGGCTGGCAGGGCTGGATTCAGCTCGAGAACTACAGCGCGTGGCATGCGCTGCCGTTCGCGAGCCGCAACAACGGCTTCGACGGCTCGGACGCGGTGCTCGAGTTCAACAAGCCGCAGCAGATTGCGCACGTCGCGTTCCTGCAAGAGATGGCGAAGGACGGCACGTTTACATACGCGGGCCGCAAGGACGAGGCGTCCGCGAAGTTCTATAGCGGCGACTGCGGCATCATGACGACGTCGTCGGGCGCGCTCGCGAACGTGCAGAAATTCGCGAAGTTCAGCTACGGCACCGGGATGATGCCGTACGACGCGAACGTGAAGGGCGCGCCGCAGAATGCGATCATCGGCGGCGCGAGCCTGTGGGTGCTGGCCGGCAAGGATCCGGCGACGTACAAGGGGGTCGCGAAATTCCTCGCGTTCCTCGCGTCGCCGCCGATCGCCGCGAAGTGGCACCAGGAGACGGGCTACCTGCCGGTCACGACCGCCGCCTACGACCTCACGCGCCAGCAGGGCTTCTATGCGAAGAATCCGAGCGCCGAAACCGCGATCAAGCAGATGCTGAACAAGCCGCCGCTGCCCTATACGAAGGGGCTGCGCCTCGGCAACATGCCGCAGATCCGCACGGTCGTCGACGAAGAGCTCGAGCAGGTGTGGGCGCAGAAGAAGTCGCCGAAGGACGCGCTCGACGCGGCGGCGTCGCGCGGCAACGAACTGCTGCGCCGCTTCGAGAAGTCGGGCGGCTGA